Part of the Cynocephalus volans isolate mCynVol1 chromosome 11, mCynVol1.pri, whole genome shotgun sequence genome is shown below.
CAACTCATCATAAGCTGTAAGTGGTACATCTGTGGCTGAGCAGATGTACAAGGACCCAAGGGCACAAGCAAGCTGCGTGAGCAGGTAGCCCAGACCCTCAAAACAACTACCATGTTGTACGagtgcccctcccccagctcacAAAGGGCCACACAGGAGCATACCTTCTAACCAGACGGCAGAGGAGGAGAAACCCAAGCTTGATTAATAGGTGAGTGTGTTTGGTATATAGGTTCAAGTTGAAAGTGGACAGTAGATGTACTACAGGAGTAGTCTTAAAAGACAATGGCGAGAGAAAGTCCTTCCAGTGGGCAGAGCTTTGGACAGTGCACTTGGTTATCTATTTTGTGTAGAAGGAAAAATGGTTTGATGTTAAGTAACATACAGAGGCTGAATGTAGAGAAATGGCAAGATTGGGGTAGAGGCACGTGGATGAACAAGGGAGTAGGCTTAAAGTGTGATGATCTTTGTACCATATGCTAATGCCCACCAGAGAGAATCCACCATGGAAAAGACACTAAACTGCCAAGCAGACAGAATGGCTTGGCCACCTATCATCAGCCAGCTTCCGTCATCAGCCACTCTGGTGCTGCCACAATGGACACATGAGAGAAGGAGCCACGGTCAGAGGGATGGAGGCTGTGCATGGGTCCAACAAACAGCATGGGTTCCCACCACTCAAGGCTGTTAGCTGCCGTTGCTCTCAAACGTTCACCCTGTCAGCAACAGAGATGAGCAAGAGTCGCCCGTATAGCACCAGTGCTTGGGGAGACCAACAGCCTCCTCAGTGGCAAGTTAACTATTTGGAGCCATTCCATCCTGCAAGGGCCAGTGATTCATTATCGCGAGATAATGTCTATTCCAAATAGCATCTTAACCAAATAATCGCAGCcaggaagaaacatttatttcaatTCCCAGACTCAACTCATTCCAGAATGATTATACTAAGAGCTGTTGGTGATCGTGTTTTTCTACAGCAATCCATACCAACATCCTGATGTAAGCTACAGCTAAGGTTTTAGGCTACTACAattcccatctatgaaatcagCTCCTGGGATTCTTTACTCTGTGCTTTTACCAGCAGTCTGTACATGAACTTCAACTGTCTCAGCACTCTCCTAACTGCCTTGGGAACACCTTCTGTGTTTGGGGATTGAATGTTGCTGGATCACAAGCTTTGCTATCAATGAGCTAAATGATGGCTGAGGTTGTAAAAGCCTGCTAATTGCCATTATAAAACGATTATTTGAACTATAAAAATACTTTGTTCTGTTGTAATCTGGAGGAGTGACGTGTCTCATAGTTCACCTTCCTTTGCGAATTTCTGGCAAGTGATCAAGGAGTTGTAGTGACacaattgtttttaaacaaagtttTCTTCAATAAATTCTGGACTGAGCTTGGAGGGAAAATGTGCTGTTCCAGCAGATAccaacaatagaaaaaaagagcTTACAAAGTGAATACCACAAGCAGAAAACTGCAGTAATGTATAAGGAAGAGTATCAACCTTGACTACCAAGGAAGGGTAAAGTCTTGGGTGAGCCACATGACTGCATAACACCCCTCTGTCCATCGCTGTTATtatacatttagaaaaatgttttggaGTAGGAGGAGATCGGTATGGATTGTTTTATAGCATGAGTAAGCTGTCTTTGTTTCGGTTAGCTGTTTGCTGATTTTTACTCTCATGTGAACTTTCAGCAAATAAAATACTGGTCTAAAGCTGGGATTGAGAGATTGGAAGTGGAGTGGGGACAGGAAGTAGATAAAGCTCTTCCCAGATATGACATTTGGTCAAATATAATTTAGCCTGACTCTGGTAGCTAGCGCCTGAAATCAGAAAGTCACAGTGTCATAAACATACATTAAAAAGCCCCCTGTGGCTTTGCGCTGGGCAGAAAAAAATCAGGTATCCTCCCAAGAGAGGTAGCCAGTACAGAGTTCTCCCCCATTAAACTTCAGAGAGGGGACATCGTAGCTCTGGGTCAGTTCCCTGAAAAATGGCCCAGTGTGTTACAACTAATTGTACTTTATGTCTTTAGTAATCAAAAAGTCTTCAAAGTCTTCAAAAGTGGATGGAATAAAAAAAGTACAAGATGCAAAATGACtgtatcatttataaaatgataaaaacacgacaatcatttacttaaaaatatagaatCAATCCAGAAGTGTCCTCAGAGAAGAAAGCAGACCCTGTTACTAACAGAGTTATAAAGGAGACAGTCTTCACAGAATTAGATCTCTGACAAGTGGGGCTTATCCAAGTGGATGACATACTTAAAATGCCCCAATATTTCCCTCTGGAAAATAGTTTATGAGTTGGAATAGATGAAAACCCTCAAAGGGATTTTTTGAGGGTTTCATCATTATAAGACACCTGCTCCCTGTTGCTTTAAGCTAAGCTAGTAATATTATCAGCTAATGTTTACTGAGAATTTACGGCATGCTAGGCACTTTGAGTTACATGGATTACCACATTTAATCTACACAATAACTTTATGAAGTAGGTGCTGTTTTCTCCTATTCAACAGATTAAGAAGACAcgttttaaagagaaaatgtaatCTGACAAATATCACTTTCCCAGTAAAAAGTAGAACTAGGATATTAACTTTGGAGGAGGGGgagtctgactccagaacctaTGTGATCAAGCACAATGCCACCTGAGGAGCTGGGAGAAGTGAATCTAGCCAGGAATTATCCACCTCTCTACCACCTGCATGAGGATCATTCGATTCTGGCAATTAGCTTCTGAAGGCAGAGCCACTGTGTACAGTTCTTCAGGTTGTGCACTGCTCAAAGATGCCACACCTAAGGGGATGCCATTCTCATAGTACATGTATTCTGACTTATGTGTGAGGCAGTGTGGGGGGTGAAGATCTGGAGCTCTAGGACTGGAGCTGCTGACCATGTCCTGGGACAGTAGCACACACAGCTGTGCACACTGTcactggcacacacacacatacatgcacaagACTGCCCTGTACCAGCTGTTCTCCAAGCattgttttccttcctctcctaTTGTTTTCAGTGACTTGCTTCCTACCCCCAACCTGTCTTCAAACCTAGAAgggggggccggcctgtggctcactcgggagagtgcggtgctgagaacaccaaggccccgggttcggatcccatatagggatggccggtttgctcactgggtgagcatggtgctgacaacaccaagtcaagggttaagatccccttaccggtcatctttaaaaaaaaaaaaaaaaaaaaaaaacctagaaggaGGATGTGTGGAGAATACATGCTGCCATCCATGGTTGTGCAAATTGTGCAACAGTTGaattttttcttaagaaagaGACACTCTTTCTAATTGGCCTAAGGGTGCCATATTATCTATTAGGGGTTCTGATGAAGGCCCTTAACTACAACCTGCAGCACCCCTATTCCCTTAAACCCCTTAGTTGTCGAGTGCCTTTTCTGTGCCAGATACTTGAAGGTCACTTTAAGACCAACAGAGATAGGAAGGTCACATCTTTTACAAGAAAAGGACCCATTCATAAACTATTTTCCAAAGGGAAATATTGGGGTATTTTTAAGTATGTCATCCATTTGGATAAGCCACACTTGTCAGTGTTCTTGTTGCATGAAGATTGTCTCCTTTACTGTATTGTGCTTTGTCCAGGACATGACTTAGTAACCACCAGGCCATGCAGTCAAACTGGAGTCAGTGTCCCAAACTGCCCAAATTGCTTTTCCATGGAAGTTGGAGGGACCAGGTCAGCTGCAGGGCACCAGCTGCCAGCCAGACAGCAGGGGAATTCCTCTCCTGGATTCTCAAGTTTCCCTTTTCTAGTGCTCACGTTGTTACATCTTTTGTCCAGGAGATGCCTGAATGGGCCAGCTAAGCTGGGGCATCCCAGCAAGTGTGGGATCCTGGATTGGAGGGGACATGATAGGAGAGGATGTAGCTCAGTATGTTTTCCTTGAAGCTACTGTCACCATCCCTGGGAAAGTCTGCAGGAATAGGTGATAGTAAGAAGGACAAGGAACCAGGACTTGATGCGAGTGGCAGAGAGGTGAATGGCAGGGCTATACCTTGCACCCTGATCTTCTGGTGCTGGCTCCAGCAGCTTTCCAGCCGTGACTTCTCAGTCCCCAGGTTCAAGGAAAAGCAACTAGAAGATGTCCAAACACCAACGTCTCATGCAAAATACAAGGAAAAGTCCAAGTGGATCTTATTTCTGGACTGAGATGGATGGAGAAGCCCCAACTGAGCCCAGAGAACAAAAGGTGAGATGAGGCTTTCTTCCAGGAGGTGGGATCTTGCCTCTGAATGTGGGTGGTGAGCTGTAGTAGTGGCGGGGTCCTTCCCAGAGCAGGTGGGCTCCTTCCCAGGGGGCTAGATAAGGACTCTGGAGTTCAGGCCACAGtgtctctctctcacctccctaCTCTTCTCTCATGCCCACCAGAATGCACAATTCCTTAGAAGCCTTGCATAATGTAGTACCAACAGCTGTCAGAAAGAGAGGAAACATGGTGATAATATAGGCAAAGCTCTTCTTCATAGTGGAGAGAAAAGGAGCATTGATCAAGGTCACTATGCCAGCCTCAGGCAAAGCAGAACCCCCCAAGCCCTGGTTCTGTGCTCTTCCCTCTCCACCACATAGCTCCCCCCTTTTTGCCTACTGCCCGGAGGAGGGGGGAGACAGAAGAGAAGTGGGGCTTGGAGGGGCAGAAGAGATCTGGGAAGTCATATGCCAACTTGGGCTGAAGATGAGCTGGATGCCCTCCCAGCAGGACCAGAGGGACAAGAGAGCTCCCCCATGTGACCTCATCCCCTAAAATGCAATGCACTGAAACCAGGCCTGTGGTTCTAGGCTACTGAACGGGGCTCCCTGTCTCCTGGAGAAAGGATTTCTGAAGGTCATGGCAGTGGGGGGGGGTGACTTGGAGACACTCCATTGAATGTTATCCTCCCTGACGCCAATCAAGACTGATAACCCTCTGGAGACATTTTATCTCACACTCTGTGCTTCCTCATTGCCCCACGGAGGCAGCTTTTCCTGCTGAAGCACAGAGATTGCTGCACCACTGGGCTTCAGAGGAACCGGGCAGCGGGGTGCAGAGACTTTGGCCCAAGCTGTGCTGCCTCAGCACTTAGGACTTTAGAAAAATTAGCCCAGGGGAATGGATTAGGTGCAGGTACACCCTGAGAGAGTCCAGGGGAGGGCAGGAAGCCAGAAGCTCTGTGCAGCAGGGAAAGGTCTGAGACCACCATGGCAGTGTCCAAGATAGGGACTTGCTGAAGGGAAGGCACAGAAGGAGGTGTGAGGAGCCTGGGGGCTTTTCAAAACCTGGCCACCCTTGGGGCTCTACTGGATAGAGCAGCAAAGGCCTTAGTGAAGATGGCTGGCAGAGCCAAGCTGAGGTGACAACTGCACCTGGAGGGCCAACCCAGGGATGCCAccttctcctctgctctctcttccctcctcctttctttcacctgctaccctccttccctctccctcttctccttctctgTCATCTGTTTTCTccaattcccttttctcctccctcAGGTTTCCTCCTGCACAGCCTATGTCCCAAACTGGTCAGTGTCTTTGCCTGGCTTAGTCTAGTTGTGGGGAAGAGTGAGAGGGTCCCCGGCCTTGGGCCAAACCATTGACTGTAAGCTCCTGTTCTTAACATTAGTGAAGTGTGCATTAGAGCAGGAAGGAGAAAACAATGGCTAActgtagtttgtcttttaaaaaaatctatgggTCCCAGGAACTGCAGATAGTAGATGGATTCAAAGAGAAGATGTTTAATCGATCAAAAGCCATCCGTGAATACTCTGTGGGGAATACAAAAGAAGTATAATGTGCTATCTGTCATTTTAATCAGCAAGCAGTGAAAGACCATTGAGTAGTTCTCACTATGGTGTCTGTTAAAAGAGGGGTGGGCCCCCGTTCACGGGAGCTGTGCACTGCTGCCTACAGTGTGCTGGTCCTGCTTCAGAGCCTGGAGGTAGAGGAACGAGACACAAAGTCCTGCCCTCAAGGCAGGGGGAGAGACCAGAGCAGGAGCGAGATGAGCATGGACTGGGGGGCAAGGAAGGCTTTCTAGAAGTCGTGGAGAAGAAACAGAATAGGACCCCAGTGCAAACGCTTCTTGGCCTgaggtttaattttttctttgtttaaaagttttttctcCACCTACCTTTACTCCCAATAACGAAGGTTGAATTTTCAACTCCTCGTTACAGACTGGAGGCACACAACAGTGAAACAGAAAGCTCTCCTTGAAGAAACTGATTCCCTTCTGCAAAGAGGAAGGGatgaggagagaaggggaaggggactATTGTGCACCACCAGGCACATTGCCAGGCACTCCACCACAATGTCACTTGAGCCGTTCAACAACCACCCCATACAGATTCTCTCATTCCCCCGGAGAGGAAACTAATCGTGGAGACTAACTCTTCCAAGGTCCCACAATTCCAATTAAGTTTTGAACTTCAAACCTGTAATCTTTCCACTATTCAATGCTCCTCCCAAATCCCAAGCTCCATGCTGGCCAGTGGGAGCAGGGGCTGGAATCCTACGGAGGGACTTTCTCCTCTTCTGAACACAGAAATGTCAAGAGTAAGGGGAATGTTaaccttggtggtggtgacccAGGCCAAATGTGCGTGCTTAGGAGCATGAGCAGAGTCAGGCTTTCTCCAGGAGGGCAGTTCTTGTCTTGCTCTCAGATATATCCAACGCAGCTCCTTCACTGAGCAAACTGAGACCCCAGATCCCACCGCCACTCACCTCAGCTTCTCATTTGCCTCCTCTTAGGTCTCTTTTCATTTACAGTGCTTTTTGCAGGTTGCCAACCAGAGGGCAGGATGGAAGATGTCCCTCCTGCTCATACTGTGCCTTCTACAAGGTGAGTCCCAAGCACAGCCCAGATTCATGGCTCACAAAAACCAGACCTGAGTCTTCCAGATGCAGAGAGTCCTGGTGGGCACTGCAGTGGCATTTGGCACAGTTTGGACACATCCCTGGGTTTCTCTCCTGGGATCCAGGGAATGGTCAGATCTGGGCCCAGAAGGAATGAGAGGGGCAAGAACTTACATGCCTCGATGACTTCTAGAATATTCACTGTTTTGACATTCCCCACGTCTCTGCTCTGTGCCACTTAAGTTGATGGCTGGAAGTCAGCTGCAATTTCAAGCAAAGGTTTCCAGGGCTGCAAAAGAAAGCAATAGCGATGCTTCACTACCACTCGTTCTGCGAACACTCTAGTGCCAGGCCCAGCTCCAGGGACATAAAGATGAAGACCCCACCTTACTCTTAAAGAGTTTAGAATCTACAATGAAACTATAtgggtaaataaaaattatattcattcatGCACTTATTTGACACACATTTATGAAGGGCTTATGAGGGGGCACTGGGGACAGATAAATGAAAGACAGGATCCCTGTTCTAAAGGTCCTTGCAGGACAGAGTGGTGAGGCCGGCCAGGCATAGGGAAGGCTCAGATGACAAATGACCTTGTCTCCATGCTGTGTTACCTGAATTTTATTCTGATGGTAATGGGGTGGAGGGGCACTGAAGAATGTAGCGAGTATGTGACTAGTGTGTCCAGTACCTACAACCTAGTCCCAAGTAGACGCTTAGCAGATaattgctgaatgaattaatgcatgaGTGAAAATGTTGTGATAATCCCAAAAAAGGATTAGCAACTGTGCCTGGCTTATAAACAAATCAGAGTTTTAATGAAGCGAAGGTAGCCAATACTTGAGTAAATATTCTCTTTGTGATATAATTCTACCACCTCTTCATTTTAATCTCTCACTGCCCTCTTAAAAACTTTTCAGTAGGAGCAGGCTTCTCTTACCCCCAAATGAAAAGTCAAGCAGGCCCATGATTTTTCTGCTAACATATAGGTAATAAATTACTTGCTTTTTAAAGTCTTAAACATTCTAAATTCAATCATTTTAAGCATCCAGTTACATATTTTGATCGGCACCTTctacccctctgccccatccagGCAGCTGCTGCTTGGGACCCCAGCAGGCTCATAACAGTGGAGGGTTAGGAGGGTAGGAGGGTAGGCCAATGGGACAGCCTGGCACTCTCTGGATCGCTACCTCTTCCTCTTGTGGGTGCCTTTGTGGGCACCTGTACAGCCCCTGATGGCCTGTCTCCTCCTTTGGCCCCAGGTTCTTCTTTGGCCCCTCCACACAGAGGACTCATCTCAGACAGCTGCGGGCTGGCTGTCTCCCATCCAAGACCCACCTCTGGGCCATGGAAGCACTTGCACCTTCCTCAGCCCTCTGCTGGTGGGAGGCAAGTTCCTTCGTGAGTGCAAACCCTACCATCCCTTTGTCCTGCCACAGACCTCTTGCACTTTCTTAGACCAAGTCAGGCTCCAGTCATGGCCTCCCTCCAATGGCAGGCATCACTCGCCTCTCCCCAGTGGTAAGGCTTCAGCTAGATAAGAGATTGGAGCCATGACCTTTCATCGGACTGGGCTGGACATATAATTTTAGACCAGAATTGACTTTTTCTAATTCAAGAGAGACTATGAAAGCTACCATATGTGAGATCATGTCTGAGATTTCATCAAGGAGCACAGAAGTCCACAGAGAAAGTATaaagaggcaggagagaaagaatAAACTTTGTTTCTGCTTGCAACCTGTCAAATTCAAGTCATTCAGGTAGCTGGCCGTATGCTGCGGCTCAACTATGAATTGTCTTTATGCCTATTGCCAAAGCAGACATATTCACATTACCACTTATCTGTGCCTTCACAGTGGCACTTGGTTGTTTCCATTTCTACAGAAAAATGGCCAGTGCGAAAAATTTTGCAAACACTGATCCTGGAATGTACCCACCAACCAGAGCAGGACTCTGGTATTTCAGGGCACCTTGTCCTTTTCAGAGGAAAAGTATacccacatgttctcactgttTAGCTTCTCTTGTTCACATTCCATGCAAACCAGAGCCCTTCTGTCCAACACTGCCTCAGCCCTCCTACGTGCACCTAGATGGCATCGTTTTAGACACCTGCACTGGAGCACATGAAGCATCCAGTCTCTGGATGGACTTGGACGGGAACCCCTAGCACATGATAAGTGTTAGCTAAGTGGAGGGTGAGATTATCATTGCATTCTCATCTTTCAGGAGGGGTCTTGGATGCAGCTCCTTTCCATATCTCGGGTGACTCCTGCTGTCCTGATGGCTAAGCTCTGCCATTTCTACATTGATTCTGCTCTACATTCACAGTGCTATTTTCTGACCTGACCGCTAATTGTGGCAGAGTTTGGAGCTTGTACCTCCCCAAACAGTGACTATCCTTACCGCTCTCTCgcctttgccttttttctctgcctGCAGCTGCGAATGCATTGAAGGGCCCAAGACTGGTGTCTGGCGATCCTGGGGGAGCTGTCACCATCCAGTGCCATTACACCCCCTCATCAGTCAACAGGCACCAGAGGAAGTACTGGTGCCGTCTGGGGCCCCCGAGGTGGATCTGCCACACCGTTGTGTCCAGCAGCCACTACACTCACCATCGCTATCAGGGCCGTGTGGCCCTGGCAGACTTCCCACAGAGCTGCTTGTTTGTGGTGAGGCTGTCCCAGCTGTCCCTGGACGACGCAGGACACTACCGCTGTGGCATTGGAGACAGAAATGACATGCTGTTCTTCAGCATGAACCTGACTGTCTCTGCAGGTATGAGCACATGGCTGCTGGGCCAAGCTGGGCAAGCGAGTGTTAGGAAGGAGGAGGTGCAAGAGAAGGCTGAGAGCCGAGTGAGCTTCACATTTTAGGGCATGATGATGAAAAGCTGGGGTGAGGCAAAGACTTGAAGGGGTGGGCTTCCTCCGGAAGGAAGGTGGGTATTAAGAAAACTTCCCATCAAAGGCacataagctctcccaccccattGCCCCTGAATGTTGTGGAATGTATATTGGGAGATAGTCCCAGAAGGTAGTGAATTGGATAATGCGGCTTCTTAGGGCCTGTTGGCTCTGCATTCATACATGCAGAAGAGGGGTGACAGGGTATAGCAGGCACCGCAGGCGGGACGGAAGAGTTGACGCCAGCTCTTCCTAAGACCCTCGCTAAGTCCCTCAGCAGGCAGCTGacagccaccaggcccacaccGTAAGTGGCAGTTTCCGGGAGTTGATCTGGAGTCAGGCACCCAGAGTGTAAGGAGGGGCATCCAGGCTGTGAAGGCCCCTACAGAAGAGCAGGCAGGGTGGCAGCAGCCTGGGAGCAGATTCGTTTTACGACATGCTGCCATCCGACCGTCTGCTGAGGCTGGCTGCTCTGCTGCAGCAGgggtgtttctttcttttttcttttttgaagagcAGTACCTGATGGGCTGTGGGCCTCCAGGGAAAGGGAAGCATAGGGGTCCTGGACAGCTAGAGAGAGAATATGTGGGTAtgggagaaggaaacagaaatataaaatgtcaatATTTGCAACAGACTAGAGAATACATCCGGGTTtcccaaatttttcttttaaccaacATATTGGCCAAAGTGAGGTTGCATcctatttagcaaacattttgaaCCCAACATTCTCTGTTAAATCCAGGAGGTGGCCTGGATAGCCTTTTCATGTGGTCTCCTTCTGCTGTTCGCACAGGTCCTTCCAACAGCACCCCTACTGCTCCTCTGGCTGCCGGTGACCTCATCATGGGCTCCTCAGGAACAACCCCTCCAGTGGCCAACAGATGGACCCCAGGAACCAGCCAGACTATAGAAAGATGGGGAACAGAGTGGAACAGAATTGCTCCAACTCCAGGAACCAGCAAAACCACAGCACCAGCTAAGGGAAGACAAACCCCAAGAACAATCAGGACAGTAGCTCCAGGGACAGGCAGCTGGGAGGAGGGTTCCACCCAGGCAACAGCTCCCATTCCAGTGAGTCCAGctttaaaaatcagaagcatGTCCAGTACAACAATCAGAAGCTCAGTAACAAATAAAGCTAGGGTCAGCGAGGTCGAGACCAAGATGACCACAACCAAGGCCGATAGGCCGAGGGAGGAAACAGAGAGGGTCAGGATAGCTCTGGATCCTCTGGAACAGCACCTCCAGTGGCCAACAGATGGACCCCAGGATAGTCCCCAGGATGCAACCAGGAAGGTCATAGGAACCATTAAGCCATCAGCCCTGGTTTCAGAAAAATTGGCCTGGGAAACTCTCCAAGAAGCAACACCAGTTTCTAAGCAACAAGCCCTGGGCTCCACTGAAGGAACCACCCCAGCTGCGGGCGTGTGGACCTTGGGAACCACCAGCATAGAGACGGTGTCTGTGGAAGGAAGCACTGAAGGGGACctggccactgctgctggagacaGTGGTCCCCCAGCAATGACCAGCCAGGCCCTGGCAGCAGGACCCCTGAGACCCTCTGGTGAGGAGTCCTCCGTGAAGAGGTAACCCCCAGACCCTTCCCCTCGGGCAGGGCCCCCAGACCCATCCCCTGGCGTGCCCTGTCCTATAGCTTACTCTCTCCCTTTGTACCCACAAGACAATAAAGGGCAAAGGACATACATGTCAGGCAGCCTCCCTCCCTCAAGTTCCCTGCTGTGAGAATGCTACTTGAGTGGTTTTCAAACAAAATCTAAACGATAGAATGACAGAATATTTAGGCTGGAAACTTTgggacttttttttaaaggtgaggaaCAGAAGCTTCAGAGAGGGGAGGTGACTTGCTGGAGCCACAAGGAAAGTGGCTTTCTATAGTCTGGCTGGGTCCTGGGGTTCATCTCTTGGTGCTGGAGTTGGTGGCAGAGCCAAATGCCAAGGCTGGCGACCCTGAGCCTCCCCCTTGGTCCTCTTTCTCATGAAGACCCTCAGCAGGGCCCACACACAGGTGGGTGGGGTAGGGCAAAGGATTCGGGGCTTGGGAATCCAAGGACGGCAGGGCTAGTCTCAGCTCTGCTACTAACCAGTCAAGGGAATGGAACAAGGGTGGCCAATTTGCCTTGGCCTCAGCTTCTCCACCTGTAAAACAAGGGGCATGGGTAGGCCGAATGGTCATTAATTTTCTATCCAGCTTCAGCCTCCATTCTCCTGTGCTCTTCCCATCCCCACCCTCGATCCTCCCACTCCAGTGTCTTTCCAGAAGAGGAAAACAACTCTCGGATCCTGACCCCAGTCTCTGCCGTGCTGGGCCTGTTCATGCTTGTGGCTCTGGTTCTACTGCAGAGGAAACTCTGGAGAAGGAGGACATGTGAGTTAAGTTTAAGCAGCCCCAAGGTTAGGGAGAGCAGTGCTTGTTCTCACCTGACACCCTCAGAGCTGGGTCGAGGTAGAGTCGGTGCCAGGACTTCTGAATGTAGAACAGCTTAATTTTAGTCTCAGCCATTTAACCACTCTTGGCCTTGGTATCTTAATGAATAAAATGGGGAAATCGTCTCTGTACTTATGTCTCCATGGCATCCCAGAGCTTAAGGAGAAGCTCTTTAGAGGATGGCAAGACATGTGTGAACTGCAGGCGTAGGAGCCATCAGCAACCCCGGTAGCAGAGGGCAGGAGTGCAGAGCCCAGACCCAGGACCAAAGTTTGCATTTGTACCCTTCTTTACGGCCTGCTGAAATTCCCTGACAGCAATGTGCCTAGGTTTAACTACTCTCAAAGTGAGTGCTCCATGGTGTTTAGGCCTGGTGAAGAAAGCGGGGGATTTTCTGGGGGCTAGTGGAGGAGGCTAAGTTTCTTAGATCAGGACACTGAAGGCCTGGCCCAAGCTCTGTTGATCTAAGGGCTCAGTTGCAAGTCTTCTGTGTTGGAAAGTTCTCAAAAACTGCAGTGGGTGGGAGTGGTTCTCAGGGAATCCAACCCAGAGCTGTCCACACTTAAAACCCTCACATCCTGCTCTGTGTCTCTGCAGCTCAGGAGGCAGAAAGGGCTCCAGGGGTCACCCTGATTCAGATGACATGCTTCCTGGAGCCAAATCGCCAACCAGAC
Proteins encoded:
- the FCAMR gene encoding high affinity immunoglobulin alpha and immunoglobulin mu Fc receptor, which translates into the protein MSLLLILCLLQGESQAQPRQRTHLRQLRAGCLPSKTHLWAMEALAPSSALCWWEASSFVTANALKGPRLVSGDPGGAVTIQCHYTPSSVNRHQRKYWCRLGPPRWICHTVVSSSHYTHHRYQGRVALADFPQSCLFVVRLSQLSLDDAGHYRCGIGDRNDMLFFSMNLTVSAGPSNSTPTAPLAAGDLIMGSSGTTPPVANRWTPGTSQTIERWGTEWNRIAPTPGTSKTTAPAKGRQTPRTIRTVAPGTGSWEEGSTQATAPIPVSPALKIRSMSSTTIRSSVTNKARVSEVETKMTTTKADRPREETERVRIALDPLEQHLQWPTDGPQDSPQDATRKVIGTIKPSALVSEKLAWETLQEATPVSKQQALGSTEGTTPAAGVWTLGTTSIETVSVEGSTEGDLATAAGDSGPPAMTSQALAAGPLRPSGEESSVKSVFPEEENNSRILTPVSAVLGLFMLVALVLLQRKLWRRRTSQEAERAPGVTLIQMTCFLEPNRQPDQLPHVERKMLQDGSAPTQARMTVPERDPGP